A region from the Lonchura striata isolate bLonStr1 chromosome 16, bLonStr1.mat, whole genome shotgun sequence genome encodes:
- the EIF2AK1 gene encoding eukaryotic translation initiation factor 2-alpha kinase 1 has translation TLARPPEPPTAGRAGPAGRGGWDPGARHVSGGRAAAVPVPVPAIEFPEESLEPRFDDSDVPAELRVANGSQKFVKFTSTIQNQLLLVSLLEHLCHMYTHNPVHSRGLFRILRQTFTRTGLLSPFVFCDEFSTIRLQHNRAITELMKAANKQILNGELDNGNGESLAIGEKEVLFEAQTSRYLNEFEELARLGSGGYGKVYKVRNKLDGQFYAVKKIKIKKATRRDCMKVLREVKVLAGLQHPNIVGYHTAWMEQVQTVHPKGKTIMELQPLVLEQKNSNDHCHIQSVESGSSIIFADLTSQEKKFCDSTSHKNVHRESVQNMDVRNDFTNSNSKESVKPNRGELSIELQGGIVNNGRSLSTDVDNHSTQGPHSSLDQDASTESESSESKSYSEVCSKNEVALCGDFEVEYHLMLHIQMQLCEISLWDWIADRNKRCNKRSEDTSSPYHLVDVGWTMKIFQEVVEGVCYIHSMGVMHRDIKPRNIFLHGSDHQVKIGDFGLACKDLLWDDADQWFQTERINGLTHTSGVGTCLYASPEQLQGSHYDFKSDMYSMGVILLELFQPFGTEMERTEVLTHLRTGQIPHTFYKKWPTQAKYVKLLTSLRATERPTAAQLRDSELFHTTDQVISNLQQKVRQQEEEIEKLRETIRQLSEEQDEQTRLGSPV, from the exons ACGCTGGCCCGGCCCCCGGAGCCGCCCACGGCGGGCCGGGCTggccccgccggccgcggcggATGGGATCCCGGTGCCCGGCATGTGAGCGGCGGGAGGGCTGCGGccgtgccggtgccggtgcccgccATCGAGTTCCCTGAGGAGAGCCTGGAGCCGCGCTTTGACG ATTCGGATGTGCCAGCGGAGCTGCGAGTTGCAAACGGGTCGCAAAAATTTGTGAAGTTCACTTCGACCATCCAGAACCAGCTGCTGCTTGTGTCActgctggagcatctctgccaCATGTACACGCACAACCCCGTTCACTCCAGGGGTTTGTTCCGAA TTCTTCGTCAGACTTTCACAAGAACAGGGTTACTCTCCCCTTTTGTCTTTTGTGATGAATTTAGTACTATAAGACTGCAGCACAACAGAGCCATTACTGAACTGATGAAAGCAGCTAATAAACAAATACTTAATGGG GAACTTGATAACGGAAACGGAGAGTCTCTTGCAATTGG GGAAAAAGAAGTTCTCTTTGAAGCACAGACTTCACGATACTTGAATGAATTTGAAGAGCTTGCAAGGCTGGGAAGTGGAGGATATGGCAAAGTATACAAG GTCAGAAACAAGTTAGATGGTCAGTTCTatgctgttaaaaaaattaaaattaagaagGCTACAAGAAGAGATTGTATGAAG GTGCTCCGAGAAGTCAAAGtgctggctgggctgcagcatcccaaTATTGTAGGCTATCACACTGCTTGGATGGAACAAGTTCAAACAGTACATCCAAA AGGTAAAACAATAATGGAGTTGCAGCCACTAGTTTTGGAGCAAAAGAATAGCAA tgatCACTGTCACATCCAGAGTGTGGAAAGTGGTAGTTCAATTATCTTTGCTGACCTTACCTCACAAGAAAAGAAGTTCTGTGACAGTACCAGTCATAAAAATGTGCATAGAGAATCAGTGCAGAATATGGATGTAAGGAATGACTTTACAAACAGCAATAGCAAAGAGAGTGTAAAACCAAATAGAGGTGAATTATCCATAGAACTACAAGGAGGCATTGTAAATAATGGTAGGAGTTTATCAACGGATGTGGACAATCATTCAACACAGGGACCTCATTCCAGTCTGGATCAAGATGCTAGCACTGAAAGTGAGTCCTCTGAAAGCAAGTCCTACTCTGAAGTATGCTCCAAAAATGAAGTAGCACTCTGTGGAGATTTTGAG GTGGAGTATCACTTGATGCTTCATATACAAATGCAGTTGTGTGAAATATCCTTGTGGGATTGGATTGCTGACCGTAATAAAAGATGTAACAAGAGATCTGAGGACACTTCTA gTCCATACCATCTTGTGGATGTTGGCTGGACAATGAAGATTTTCCAGGAGGTAGTAGAAGGAGTTTGCTATATCCACAGCATGGGAGTGATGCATCGAGACATTAAA CCTAGAAATATCTTTCTCCATGGATCAGATCATCAGGTGAAAATAGGTGACTTTGGATTAGCCTGCAAAGACCTTCTTTGGGATGATGCAGACCAGTGGTTTCAGACAGAACGGATAAATG GACTGACACATACTTCAGGAGTGGGGACCTGCCTCTATGCCTCACCAGAACAACTGCAGGGATCTCACTATGATTTCAAG TCAGACATGTACAGCATGGGTGTTATCCTGCTAGAACTCTTCCAACCATTTGGAACAGAAATGGAAAGAACAGAAGTTCTTACACATTTAAGGACTGGCCAAATTCCTCATACTTTCTACAAGAAATGGCCTACTCAGGCCAAGTATGTGAAACTCCTCACCAGTCTGAGAGCTACAGAACGCCCAACAGCAGCTCAGCTTCGGGACAGTGAACTCTTCCACACCACAGACCAG GTTATTTCTAACCTCCAACAGAAGGTGAGACAGCAAGAAGAAGAAATAGAGAAGCTGAGGGAGACAATAAGACAGCTGTCTGAAGAGCAAGACGAACAAACAAGACTAGGCTCTCCTGTTTAA
- the USP42 gene encoding ubiquitin carboxyl-terminal hydrolase 42, producing MTIVNKPKSSKSKKSSSRRSDKSMKPRTKKMTSRTASLGRVPPTEDPNKVSVDKGPGGHIYCRSSQKSKPFAQRDLVVNDGIAPPQRILFPPEKICMDWQQTQSVGVGLQNLGNTCFLNSTLQCLTYTPPLANYMLSLEHTKSCHVEGFCMMCTMESHINQVLCCSNNAIKPTSVINGLKRIGKHFHFGSQEDAHEFLCFTVDALQKACLNGSTKLDRSSQATTLIYQIFGGYLRSRVKCLNCKAVSDTYEPFLDVTLDIKAVTSVTRALEQFVKPEQLDGENSYKCSKCKKMVPASKRYTIHRSSNVLTISLKRFANFTGGKINKDVKYPEYLDLRAYMSQSIGEPLIYALYAVLVHSGFNCNAGHYLCFIKAGNGLWYRMNDASVELSDIKTVLNQQAYVLFYIRRYDLTLGERAFYLPAPSYPRSFLGQRGANSKQAAFMGPRLPPHMIKSSSRLNGNGPLKEDLSAVGVAVKRPSSAPPTACVQNWAISRPSMTDPSKTQKITISIHNKLPTRQAVPQAECPSSAVEEEDLKPLPSATITNASAAEPTSNLSTVSVATNVSKQEVPDEIFVEPAVNGNPKLCSDNMVPFGAEPSGKSEESKGLFKRHCNIISSNGILIGKVVRTLHNSHSSCQNAEERSQHELPKIDSLNGAISLDNEYKENGLKLDDSTCQVQPVKPSEIFFAKANGVLEAMPKPLSPDPQGILESLTYSQLNSLSEEKSVSGPQKSSDNDGVTDTVVMEALFAYEESRKVPSKFSCEVEKLFTQSDSETIFTKEEVAESIITKADNAHLNINGQHKVRKKSLDTEGEFLGQCESEDIRDKDKLRRSKEPELISKENPLYIKGSPESKEKLGQISSIKPDIECSSKKLASLDITDKCQDTKDISNNYVEVPPVNDSSITKLDKVLESQFSRADEGPSNQICEDDDKHMKKNKKKIHDSKRTDKEHYRRKRENSDTEEKERQTRNKSDDHSHRRRSSHSVDTNKQSRHKQEYCSESKYRSSHSERNTLSNGRTSGKYSRYRSRSRERTDPDRNRYYYSKGDRPWIRERYYQDEPRRWEKCRYYNDYYSSHGTRDGRERRSSHCDKDYDKSSQAYSRSHKDYHCKGRWAHSTLSREEDVHHFSSHRANFHHCSVPQQHSEKYSHERHAPPPVSAHSNFEDSSRENEKEKLRNGKRKYSHQEESGSDIEKKCRKTDDQRIKKYKKVKKKKKSKDKHREKDYKLYDLDCSVLHFDNDNRKHKKKKKKKKHDRKLKDLLEYLDPRFQKKTWEKKEESRPPDDHLCEQYRNQGSKQPYKEEKPSGAGDSKKYSSMASTEYVRDVELTDESLQYSD from the exons ATGACCATAGTTAACAAGCCAAAATCTTCAAAGTCTAAAAAATCTTCCTCAAGACGGTCTGACAAATCTATGAAACCCCGTACAAAAAAAATGACGTCTCGCACTGCAAGTTTGGGCCGGGTACCTCCTACAGAAGATCCAAACAAAGTCTCTGTGGACAAAGGTCCTGGGGGGCATATTTATTGTAGATCATCTCAAAAATCAAAGCCTTTTGCCCAAAGAGATCTAG TTGTTAATGATGGGATTGCTCCGCCAcaaagaattctttttccacCTGAGAAAATCTGTATGGATTGGCAACAAACACAAAGTGTTGGAGTTGGACTGCAGAACCTCGGCAACACATGTTTCCTTAATTCTACTCTCCAGTGTTTGACCTACACGCCTCCTCTTGCCAATTACATGCTTTCACTTGAGCACACCAAGTCAT GTCATGTAGAAGGATTCTGTATGATGTGCACAATGGAAAGTCACATCAACCAGGTCCTGTGTTGCTCTAATAATGCCATCAAACCTACGTCTGTTATCAATGGCCTTAAAA GAATAGGAAAACATTTCCACTTTGGCAGTCAAGAGGATGCACATGAATTCTTATGCTTCACTGTTGATGCTTTACAGAAAGCTTGCTTGAATGGAAGCACCAA ATTAGACAGATCTTCTCAAGCCACCACACTTATCTATCAAATATTTGGAGGATATCTAAGATCTCGag TAAAGTGCTTGAACTGCAAAGCAGTGTCAGATACATACGAGCCATTTCTCGATGTTACTTTGGATATAAAG GCAGTTACATCTGTCACCAGAGCTCTAGAACAATTTGTGAAACCGGAACAGCTGGATGGTGAAAATAGCTATAAGTGTAGCAA GTGCAAAAAGATGGTTCCAGCATCAAAGAGATACACGATACATCGCTCTTCAAATGTTCTCACAATATCACTGAAAAGATTTGCAAATTTTACGGGTGGAAAGATCAACAAG GATGTAAAATACCCTGAATATTTGGATCTTCGAGCATATATGTCCCAATCTATTGGAGAACCCCTCATCTATGCTTTATATGCAGTTCTTGTACATAGTGGCTTCAACTGTAATGCTGGACACTATCTCTGCTTCATAAAG GCTGGTAATGGACTTTGGTACCGAATGAATGATGCCTCAGTAGAGCTTTCTGATATCAAAACAGTTCTCAATCAGCAAGCTTATGTACTTTTTTATATCAG GCGCTATGACCTGACGCTGGGGGAGCGAGCCTTTTACCTGCCCGCGCCCTCCTACCCCCGCTCCTTCCTGGGCCAGCGTGGGGCCAACAGCAAGCAGGCTGCGTTCATGGGACCTCGGCTTCCTCCTCACATGATTAAG AGTTCAAGTCGTTTAAATGGAAATGGACCCTTAAAAGAGGATCTCAGTGCTGTTGGTGTTGCTGTAAAAAGGCCATCTTCAGCTCCACCAACAGCTTGTGTTCAAAACTGGGCAATTTCCAGGCCTTCAATGACAGACCCTTCCAAAACGCAGAAGATCACGATCAGTATTCACAACAAGCTGCCCACACGGCAGGCGGTGCCGCAGGCGGAGTGTCCGAGCAGtgctgtggaggaggaggatcTGAAGCCCCTTCCTTCAGCCACAATTACAAACGCTTCCGCAGCAGAGCCTACCTCAAACCTCTCCACAGTGTCAGTTGCTACTAATGTCTCCAAGCAAGAGGTTCCTGATGAAATCTTTGTTGAGCCAGCAGTGAATGGAAACCCTAAGCTCTGTTCTGATAACATGGTCCCTTTCGGTGCAGAACCTTCAGGAAAATCCGAGGAGTCAAAGGGCTTGTTCAAAAGGCATTGCAACATCATATCTTCCAATGGAATTCTGATTGGGAAGGTGGTCCGTACATTGCATAATTCCCATTcatcctgtcagaacgcagaagAAAGATCCCAGCATGAGCTGCCAAAAATTGATTCCCTAAATGGTGCTATTAGTTTAGATAATGAATATAAAGAAAATGGACTGAAACTTGATGATTCCACTTGCCAAGTCCAACCTGTTAAACCTTCTGAGATTTTCTTCGCTAAAGCAAATGGAGTGCTTGAAGCG ATGCCTAAACCTTTGTCACCAGATCCTCAAGGTATCTTAGAATCCCTTACATACAGCCAGTTGAACAGCTTGTCGGAGGAAAAGAG tGTCTCTGGACCTCAGAAATCTTCTGACAATGATGGAGTTACAGATACTGTAGTGATGGAAGCACTGTTTGCCTATGAAGAATCCAGGAAGGTTCCTTCCAAATTTAGCTGTGAGGTTGAGAAACTTTTTACTCAATCAGATTCTGAAACCATTTTTACCAAAGAAGAAGTTGCTGAAAGTATTATAACAAAAGCTGATAATGCACATCTCAATATCAATGGTCAGCACAAGGTTAGGAAAAAATCCTTGGATACTGAAGGTGAATTCCTTGGGCAGTGTGAGTCTGAAGACATCAGAGATAAAGACAAACTAAGAAGATCAAAAGAACCTGAActcatttcaaaagaaaatcctTTGTACATCAAAGGATCTCCTGAGAGCAAAGAGAAATTAGGGCAAATTTCCTCTATAAAGCCTGACATTGAATGTAGTTCTAAAAAACTTGCATCTCTAGATATTACAGATAAATGCCAAGATACAAAGGACATTTCTAATAACTATGTAGAGGTACCACCTGTTAATGACTCTTCTATTACAAAGCTGGATAAAGTATTGGAAAGTCAATTTTCTCGAGCAGACGAGGGACCGAGTAATCAAATATGTGAAGATGATGAtaaacatatgaaaaaaaataagaaaaaaatccatgacTCTAAAAGAACTGACAAAGAGCACTACcggaggaagagagaaaactcGGACactgaggagaaggagaggcAAACCAGAAACAAATCAGATGATCATTcccacaggaggaggagctCTCACAGTGTGGATACAAACAAGCAGAGCCGTCATAAGCAGGAGTATTGCAGTGAGAGCAAGTACAGATCCTCCCACAGTGAAAGAAACACTCTCAGTAATGGCAGGACCTCAGGAAAATATTCTCGTTACAGATCCCGAAGCAGAGAAAGGACAGATCCAGACAGGAACAGGTATTATTATTCCAAAGGAGACAGACCTTGGATTAGAGAAAGATACTACCAAGATGAACCACGGAGATGGGAAAAGTGCAGGTACTACAATGATTATTATTCCTCCCATGGAACAAGGGATGGTAGGGAGAGGAGGTCCTCTCATTGTGATAAAGACTATGACAAATCGAGCCAAGCTTACAGCAGGTCACACAAGGATTATCACTGCAAAGGCAGATGGGCTCACAGCACACTCTCCCGAGAGGAGGATGTGCATCACTTCAGCAGCCACAGAGCAAACTTCCACCATTGTTCAGTACCTCAGCAGCACTCGGAAAAATACTCCCATGAAAGGCATGCACCTCCACCAGTGTCAGCTCACTCAAATTTTGAGGACTCTTCccgggaaaatgaaaaagaaaaactaagaaatggcaaaagaaaatacTCCCACCAAGAAGAAAGTGGAAGTGACATAGAAAAGAAATGCCGAAAGACAGACGACCAAAGAATCAAAAAGTATAAGAAGgtcaagaagaaaaagaagtccaAAGATAAACATCGAGAGAAGGATTACAA ACTTTATGATTTGGATTGCTCTGTGCTCCACTTTGACAATGACAATCGCAAacataagaaaaagaagaaaaagaagaagcacGACAGGAAACTGAAAGACTTATTGGAATATTTAGATCCTCGTTTCCAGAAGAAAACGtgggagaagaaggaagaatcCCGTCCTCCAGATGACCATTTATGTGAGCAATACAGAAACCAGGGCAGTAAACAACCCTACAAGGAAGAGAAGCCTTCTGGTGCAGGTGACAGCAAGAAATACAGCTCCATGGCATCCACTGAGTATGTCAGAG
- the AIMP2 gene encoding aminoacyl tRNA synthase complex-interacting multifunctional protein 2, with protein sequence MPAMYKVRPLHSAGVLAEHLPSCMYALPNLHRAHGTAAPQEEVDPSLQALECRQEEILKRLYELKSAVDGLSKMIQTPDADFDVTNIIQTDEFSPLATNGADLDLMLGKDYGALKDVVINANPSLPPLSLLVIHSLLCERYKILSAVHTHSSVKSVPENLLKCFGEQTKQQPRHEYQLGFTLIWKDVPKPQMKFSIQTMCPIEGEGNIARFLFSLFGQKYNAVTSTLIDSWVDTAIFQLKEGSSKERGAVLRSMNAALGKSSWLVGNELTLADVVAWCVLQQTGTANAAPANVQKWMKSCENLAPFSSVMELLK encoded by the exons atGCCCGCGATGTACAAGGTGCGGCCGCTGCACAGCGCGGGGGTGCTGGCCGAGCACCTGCCCAGCTGCATGTACGCCCTGCCCAACCTGCACCGCGCCCACGGCACCGCCGCGCCGCAG GAAGAAGTTGACCCATCACTTCAAGCACTTGAATGCCGCCAGGAGGAGATTCTGAAGCGCTTGTATGAACTGAAGAGTGCTGTGGATGGGCTCTCCAAGATGATACAAACCCCTGATGCTGACTTTGATGTAACAAATATCATTCAAACTGATGAATTTTCTCCTTTGGCAACAAATGGAGCAGATTTAGATCTGATGCTTGGAAAG GATTATGGAGCCCTGAAAGATGTTGTCATCAATGCAAATCCTTCTCTACCTCCACTGTCACTGTTAGTGATACACAGTCTGCTTTGTGAACGGTACAAAATATTATCAGCTGTTCACACACATTCATCAGTGAAAAGTGTGCCAGAAAACCTCTTGAAGTGCTTTGGAGAGCAGACTAAGCAACAGCCACGTCATGAGTATCAGTTGGGCTTTACTCTGATTTGGAAGGATG TTCCCAAGCCCCAGATGAAGTTTAGCATTCAAACCATGTGTCCCATAGAAGGAGAGGGGAATATCGCTCgatttctcttttccctgtttGGGCAGAAGTACAATGCAGTTACCTCAACTCTGATCGACAGCTGGGTGGACACGGCCATCTTCCAGCTGAAAGAAGGCAGCAGCAAGGAGAGGGGAGCAGTGCTGCGCTCCATGAATGCTGCCCTGGGCAAGAGCTCGTGGCTGGTGGGCAATGAACTGACGCTGGCCGACGTGGTGGCGTGGTGCGTGCTGCAGCAGACGGGCACTGCCAACGCCGCCCCGGCCAACGTGCAGAAGTGGATGAAGTCCTGTGAGAACCTGGCACCTTTCAGCTCTGTGATGGAGCTACTCAAGTGA